Genomic DNA from Azospirillum sp. B510:
ACAGCGAGGAGAATGAGAAGCGGGTCATGGCAGCACCGCGAAGTTCAACGTGCTGACAGTATCGGAAAGCGTCCGACCATTGGACAGAATGGATGCGTCAGTTTAATGTCACCTGTGCGACGACGCGTCCGACGGAGGCGACATGACGAACGATATCGGGGGTGGCGGCATCGCGGCGGGCGCTGCGAGGTCCAACGCCGCCAGGGGCGGCCGGTTCCCGACCCGCTCCGCCTCGCCGCGCCTGTCCGTCGGCTTCATCCTGGCCCACCGCTTCACCTTGTGCGCCTTCGCCAATTTCGTCGACGTGCTGCGGCTCGCCGCCGACGAGGGCGACCGCAGCCGGCCGATCCTGTGCGAGTGGGCGGTGCTGTCCGACCAGATGCGGCCGGTGGCATCAAGCTGCGGCATGCTGGTTCAACCGACGGAACGGCTGGGCGACCCGGCCAAGTTCGACTACATCGTCGTGATCGGCGGGCTGATCGACGAGATCTCCAACCTCAGCCCGGACTACATCGGCTATCTGCGTCAGGCGGCGGCGGCGAAGATCCCGCTGGCCGGCGTCTGCACCGGCGCCTTCATCCTGCAACGCGCCGGGCTGATGGACGGCTATCGCTGCTGCATCAGCTGGTTCCACCATGCCGATTTCCTGGAACAGTTCGATGGGATCACCCCGGTATCCGATCAGATTTTCATCGTCGACCGCGACCGGCTGACCTGCTCGGGCGGGACCAGCTCGGCCCATCTCGCGGCCTATCTCGTCGAAAAGCATGTCGGGCGGGCCCAGGCGCGCAAGAGCCTGCACATCATGATCATCGACGATGCGCTGCGTGGGGAGAAGCCGCAGCCGGGCATCCCACTCGACTTCTCCACCAATGACGAGGTGGTGCGGAAGGCGCTGCTGCTGATGCAGCAGAACATCGACGTGCCCTTGTCGGTGGCGGAGATGGCGCGCCGCCTGGGAGCCGCCCGGCGCCAGATGGAACGGCATTTCCAGAACGCGTTGGGCATGACGCCGACAGAGGCCTACCGGATCATGCGGCTGGAACATGCCGAATTCCTGCTGCGCAACACCGAACAGTCGGTGACGGAGATCGCCGCCGCCGTCGGCTTCTGTGATTCCTCGCACTTCGTCCGCGCCTTCAAGGAACGCCGCGGCATGACACCGTCCGTCTTCCGCAGGGGCTGAGACTCCATCAAGGCCGTCCCATTCAACGCCGGTGACGCACCCGTACAATCGGCGGGTGGATCCTTTCGCCATGCTACGGTCCATGAAATGGCAAGGACGGCGAACATGCTCGACGACAACGACACCATGCAGCGCCACTGGCGTGAGGCCGGCATTCCCGAGGAGCTGTGCCGGGAACTCGCGCTGGCGTCGGCGCCGATGCAGCTGCACGCCCATCCGCCGGTGCGCACCGTCGCCGATGCCGAGGAACACTGGCGCAGCGTCCCCGGCGTGCACACCAAGAACCTGCTTCTGAAGGATGCCAAGGGCGTCCTCTGGCTGGTCGTTCTTCCGCACGACCAGTCGGTGAACATGAAGGAACTCGCCCCGGTCATCGGCTCGGCCAAACTGTCCTTCGCCTCGCCGGTCACGCTGGAGCAGGTCCTGTCCATCGAGCCGGGCGGAGTGAGCCCGCTGGCCCTGGTGGCGGACAAGGAGCGCCGGGTCCGTCTGGTGCTGGAGCGGCGTGTTCTCGCCGGCGACACCGTCAATTTCCACCCGATGACCAACCGCGCGACACTGTCGATGCACCCCGACGATTTGTCGGTGTTCCTGAGACGCCTCGGCTATGAGCCGATCATCGTCGACCTCGCCTGACGTCATCCCCCGCCGGCTCGCTGGCCCGTCCGCCGACCCGCATGGCCGGTGAAAGGGGCTGGCGCCGGCAGACCGATCAGCCGAAGCGGTGCGTCGCGAAACCGAGTCAGGTCGAGATGGACATTGGCCACGCCCGGCCATTAAGGATGGTGTTTCCTCCCGGTCAGGCCCCTCAGCCTCGACATATGGGCGTTTCCCTTCTCCGCCGCCGGATCAAGCGCGATGTCCATCATCCAGCCGATCGTCCCGTTGCTCGTCGCGGTGTTCCTGATGATGGGCGGGACGGGAGCGCTGACGACCATCGTCAGCGTCCGCCTTGACGCGGCGGGGGCGTCGCCCATCCTGCTCGGCGCGCTGACCGCCGCCTATTACCTGGGGGTGACGATCGGCTCGATGCAGGCATACCGGCTCGTCGGGCAGGTCGGCCATATCCGCGCTTTCAGCGCCTCGGCGACGGTTCTCGTCGCGGCCACCTTGGGACACACCCTGGGAGCCGATCCCCTGGCCTGGATCGCCCTCCGCCTCGTCGAGGGATGCTGCATGGCCGGCTTGTTCGTCTGCATCGAAAGCTGGCTCAACCAGAGCGCCACATCCGGCACACGCGGGCGGATCCTGGCCCTCTACATGATCGCCCTCTATGGAGCGCAAGGGGCGGGGCAGTATCTGATGGTCGTCGACGATCCACATGGCTTCAGACAATTCGTCCTGGTGTCGATCCTGATCTCCCTGGCCCTTCTCCCGGTCGTGTTGAGCCGCAGCGCCCCGCCGCTTCTTCAGAAGCTGGCGCCCGTCCATATCCGTCATCTTTATCGGGCGAGTCCGCTCGGGTTCGCCGGCACGGTGATCAGCGGGCTGGTGGTCGGCGCCTTCTATGGGCTGGGTCCGATCTATATCCGGCACCTCGGCTATGACCTCGGCCAATCAGCGACCTTCGTCAGCGCCGCCATCATTGGCGGCATGCTCCTCCAGTGGCCGTTTGGAAAGCTTTCCGACCTTCTGGACCGACGGCTGGTTCTGGTCGGCCTGTTCGGCGCCCTGATCATCGTCAGCATCGGCATGACGATGCTTCCCCCGAGCGGGTTCGGCCCCCTCGTCGTCGGCGTCGCCCTGTTCGGCGGGATCATCTTCGCGATCTACCCGATCTGCGTCTCGCATACCAACGACTTCCTGACGCCCGCCGAGATGGTGCCGGCGAGCGGCGGCATGGTGCTGGGATTCTCGGCGGGCGCCATCGCCGGCCCCTTCCTGGCCTCCGTGGTGATGGCGGTGTTCGAACAGGATGGCTTGTTCCTGTTTTCGGCGCTGGTGGCGGGTGCCGCGCTGACCTTCGCGCTCTGGCGCATGACGGTCCGGCCGGCGGTTCCCGTCGACCGGCGACTTCCCTTCCTGCCTCAGGCGCCGATCGCGGGGTCGTTGGATGGCATGCCGGGTAACGAGCCCCCCGCCGGCGACGGCCGCCACTGAGTGCTGATGAGTCCATCGGCGACCTCGATCATCGATTGGCTGAAGGCGGGAATGGCTGGAGACGGCCGTCCGTCACGCGACTGCGCTTTGAACCGGCCGCCCCGGAAGCGTTACGGGAAAGGGTGCGCCACCACCCCGGCGGCGGCGCGGTTGCGGATCAAAGCTTGCCGGTGACCCAGTAATCGATCCGGGTCTTGTTGTTCTTGATGTAATTGTCGACCGCCTGCTCATAGCTGGTCTGGCGGGCTTCCTGCATCATCGCCTCAAGGTCACCGATCGGCAGGACCATCCGGTTCAGGAATTCGAATATTTCCGGATGATCCTGATATAAGCCCTTGCGGACAATGGCATTGACGCTTTCCAGTCCGCCCAGCGCGCCCTTCGGATCCTCGAGGTAGCGCAGTTTCCAATTGGCGAACATCCAGTGCGGGCTCCAACTCGTCACGACGATCCATTCGTTGCGCTTCATGGCGCGCTCCAGAGCGGCGAGCATCGCGGCGTCGCTGGCCGACACCAGTTGCAATCCCTTCAGATCATAGGTCTTCAGCGCCTTCTCCGACGCCTGCATCAGCCCCGATCCGGGGTCGATCCCTTGGATCTTGCCGCCGAGCTGCTTCTGCACCTCCGGCTTTTTCAGGTCTTCGATGGATTTGACCTGATCGACGGGGATGTAATCCGGCACCACCCAGCCCAGCCGGGCGCGGGTGTAGAGCGGGCCGAGATCGACGATGTCCTTGCCGACCTTGTCGAGATAGGGCTTGTGGGTCAGCGGCTGCCAGGACATCAGCATGGCGTCCAGCTTGCCGCTGGCGATGCCCTGATATTGGATGCCGATGTCGGCCATGGTCAGCTCGACCTTGTAGCCGAACCGCTCCTCGATCACACGCTTGGCCAGTTTCGTCACCGCCTCGGCGTCCGACCAGGCGGTCCAGCCGATGTTGATGGACTTCTCGGCGGCCTGCGCCGGATTTGCGATCACGACGGTCCCCAGACCGACCGTCATGGCCGCCGACAGCAGCATGCCCAAGGCTTTACCGAAGATTTTCATCAAGAAGCCTCCTCGTATCGCTTGTTTGTTCAGACTCGCTTGTTTGGTCTTTTTTGTTTCCGACTGTCCGATCCATCGCGCCAGGACTTGGGCCGGACGCGTGCTATGACTCGGGAGGTCACCTCCGTCTTGGCGGTAAGCGCGATCGGGTGACGGACCCGCATCCATTGAACGGATGCCGGATCAGCTTCCAGAATCATGAAAAGCTGTTTTCCAACCGGCGCGCATCATCGCGGGCATCAGTTCCGATTGAGCGAGAATGCGGGCCGCGAAAGCAAAAAACCTGCATCACAGCGGCAATTATTATCGGATTTGCGACAACTTCATACAAACGTCTCACCACCCCGAGTGCCGTGTGGCTCACATGCGGGTGTTTGAACATCCACCCGGAAATCCATCACTTTCCCGATTGAACGAAGCGGTCTTCGCTTTTGGACGATCGCGAGATGTCGCAAACCGACCATTGCCCCAGGCCGGCATGCGCAAAAAGACAGGACGGACTGTCGGCCTTTTTAAAGTTGATGTCGCAATCCAGAACGCGATGCGCTGCGGCGGGCGGCAGGCTGTGCGTCGTGGAATCGAAAAAGCGGCGCCCGGTCAAGGGCGAAGCGGTTCCGCGAACGCACGGCCCCACTTCCGCAGAAGGTCAACCGTCATGTCGTCCGAGATTTCCATAGAAGCCCTGCTGACGCGCCGAAAGAAGGGGTACAGCCTGGAAGCCCCGTTCTACACCAGCGAGGAGATCTTCAAGCTGGACATGGAGATCATCTTCGGTCGCCATTGGCTGCATGTGGGTGTGGAACCCGATGTGCCGGAGCCGGGTGACGTGATGGTGGTGGATATCGGCAAGACCTCCGTCATCGTCATGCGGGACGACGACATGGAACTGCGCGCCTATCACAATGTCTGCCGCCATCGCGGCGCGCGCATCATCCTGAAGGATAAGACCTCGGTCGGCAATCTGGTGTGCAGCTATCATCAGTGGACCTACGGCCAGGATGGCGAGCTTCTGTTCGCCGAGCATATGGGCAACGATTTCGACCGCAAGTGCCGGAATCTGAAGAAGGTCCATATCCGGTCGGTCGGTGGCCTGATCTTCATCTGCCTGGCCGAAGAGGCGCCGGACGACATCGACCGCATGGCGGCGGCCATCGAGCCCTACATCCTTCCCCACGATCTGAGGAACTGCAAGGTCGCCAAGACGGTGGATCTGATCGAGAAGGGCAATTGGAAGCTCACGATGGAGAACAATCGTGAATGCTACCACTGCGTCGGCAACCATCCGGAACTGACCATCCCGCTGTTCGAATACGGCTTCGGCTTCGCTCCCGATGGCACCAACCCGAAGCGGATGGAACATGCCGCCAAATACGAGGCGCTGGTGCAATCCTGCCACGCCGGCTGGGAAGCGGCCGGCTTCCCCAGCCGCGAGGTCGAGCGCCTGGCCGACGTCACCGGCTTCCGCACCGAACGCCTGCCGCTGGATGGTGCCGGCGAGGCCCACACCAAGGATACCCGCAGCGCCTCAAGGAAGCTGCTGGGCTCCATTGGCGAGCGCAAGCTGGGTGCTTTGTCCTTCTGGACCCAGCCGAATTCCTGGAACCACTTCATGAGCGACCACATCGTCACCTTCTCGGTGCTTCCGCTCGGTCCAGACCGCAACCTGCTGCGCACCCGCTGGCTGGTCCACAAGGACGCGGTGGAAGGCGTCGATTACGACCTGAACCGCCTGACCGAGGTGTGGGAGGCGACCAACCAGCAGGATGCCGATCTGGTCGAGATCTCGCACAAAGGCACCCTCAGCCCCGCCTACGAGCCGGGCCCCTACTCACCCTACACCGAGCCGCTCGTGGAGAAGTTCACGGAGTGGTATGTCGGCCGCATGTCCGAGCATCTGCTGGGCAAGCAGGCCGCCATGGGTGTCGCCGCCGAATGACGCGACGCCCGCTGTCCACGGCTCAGGGAGGGATGACGATGCAGCAGGATGCGGGGCCGCCTCCGGTCCGGAATTGGGATCCCGAGACCGATGACACGCTGGTGTGCCGGGCGGTGCGGGATGAGACGCAAGATGTGAAGACCTTCGTCTTCGCACCGCGGCACCCCTGCCTGTTCCGGTTCAAGCCGGGGCAGTTCATCACGTTGGAACTGCCCATCGGCGGCGAAACCATTCACCGCAGCTACACCGTCTCCTCGTCCGCCGCGCGGCCGCACCGGCTCTCGATCACCGTCAAGCGTGTGCCCGGCGGCCCGGTGTCGAACTGGTTGCATGACCATCTGAAGCCGGGCGACACCATCCGCGCGGTCGGCCCGCTCGGCGAGTTCACCCCCGGCGTCTCCGAAGCGCCGCGCAAGTTCCTGTTCCTGTCCGGCGGCAGCGGCATCACGCCCCTGATGTCGATGACCCGGACCTTCGATGATCTGGGCGACGATCACGACATCATCTTCGTCCACGCCGCCCGGACTCCTGCCGACATCGTCTTCCGCCGCGAACTGGACGCGCTGACCGGCCCCGGCCGCCACCTGCGCGTCGCCCATGTCTGCGAGGAGGTCGGCGGCGAGGCCCATTGGGCCGGCTTCACCGGGCGGCTGTCGCTGCCGATGCTCGGGCTGATCGCGCCGGACTTCAAGGACCGCGAGGTTTTCGTCTGTGGCCCCGGCCCCTTCATGAAAGCAGTGCGCGCCTTCCTGGAGGAAGGTGGCTTCGATATGAGCCGCTACCATCAGGAGAGTTTCAACTTCGAGGAAATGGCGGCCGTGCTCGCCGCCGGAGCGCCGCCGCCCATGGCCGCGCCGATCCTGGACATGCCGTCCCCGACCGGCTTCCGCGTCGAATTCGCCAAGAGCGGCAAGGTCTTCACCTGCCCGCCGGATATGCCGGTGGCGGATGCGGCATCGGCCGCCGATATCCGGGTTCCGACATCCTGCTCTCAAGGATTGTGCGGAACCTGCAAGACGAGGTTGATCGCCGGCACCGTGGAGATGAACCATACCGGCGGCATCCGCAAACGCGAAATCGACCAGGGGCTGATCCTGCTCTGCTGCAGCCGTCCGACCAGCGATCTGGTGATAGAGCGCTAGAAGCATCCCGCATGAATTGTCTTCCGGGGGCAAGCCGCTGACGCTAACATTCCGAAGGACGGATAACGGCCGTCAGACTGAGAGGTTGTCCTGGTGGGGAAGACAGTGGAATATCGCCGTTTCGGCGGTAGCGATCCCGCACCCCGGCAGGAGGAACGCGCGCTCTTGTCGGTCGGGTTCATCCTGACCAACAACTTCACCCTGACGGCGCTCGCCCCCTTCATCGACGCCCTGCGGCTGGCGGCCGACGAGGGCGACCGGTCGCGGCAGATCCGTTGCCGCTGGACCATCATGGGGTCGCGGGCGGAGCCGGTGATGTCCAGCTGCGGTATCGGCGTCGCCCGCTGGGAGCCGCTGACCGATCCCCGCCGCTTCGACTATGTGGTGGTGGTTGGCGGGTTGCTGCATGCCGGCCCGCAATTGGACGACGAAGCGCTGGCCTATCTGCGCGCCGCGGCATCCTATGGCGTGACCCTGGTCGGCGTGTGTACCGGCAGCTTCGTGCTGAGCCGCATCGGTCTGATGAAGAACCGCCGTTGCTGCGTCAGTTGGTACCATCACCGCGATTTCATCGAGGAATTCCCCGATCTGGTGCCGGTGGCCGACCAGCTTTACGTGGTGGACCGCGACCGCATCACCTGTTCGGGCGGCGCCGGGGTGGCGGATCTGGCCGCCTTCCTGATCGAGCGCCATCTGGGCCGCGCCACAGCCCAGAAAACCATGCACATCCTGCTGATCGACAAGGCCCGGCCCGCCAGCCAATCGCAACCGCAGCCGCCGACGGTCGTGGAGATCACCAACGACCGGGTCCGCCGCGCCCTGCTGCTGATGGAGCAGCACATCAGCGATCCCCTGTCGGTGGAGGAGATCGTCCACCGGCTGAATGTCAGCACCCGACAATTCGAACGACTCTTCCGTCTGGCCGTGGGCACCAGCCCGGCCACCTACTACCGGACGCTGCGTCTGCGTTATGGTCATTGGCTGTTGCGCAACACCAAGCGCTCGGTCACCGCCATCGCCAACGAGGCCGGCTTCGCCGATTGCGCCCATTTCTCCCGCCAGTTCCGGGACCTGTTCGGCGTCTCGCCGTCGGAGGCCCGGCGCACCGTGGAGCCGGATGCGGAGGTCGATCCGCATTTTTCACCGCTCGCCGCTTTCCGGCGCACGAATGGGGATTCCCTTCTGCCCGACCGTCGCCTCTTCGAAGATCCGGCACTGGCGGCTCAAGGCGGCGCGGAGGCGGAGTAACCGGGCATGACCTTGGTTTCTTCAAATAATTCAAATATTTGACAGACCATCCTCAAGTTGTCCCCTCCCTGTCGCAAAAAGGTAATTCCCGGTCGCGGGGGGCAACGCGGCAATGGTGGCGATGGTGAATCCTAGGCAGGCTCAATACCGGGGGTCGTTCCTGCCATGTCCTCACCCGCCGAAGCCCTTTTGAAGCCTCTGCACATCAAGCATTTGACGATCCGGAACCGCGTGATGAGCACGAGCCACGCGCCGGGCTACGGGTCCGAAGGCAAGCCCAAGGAGCGCTACCAGCTCTACCATGAGGAAAAAGCCAAGGGCGGCATCGGCCTGACGATGTTCGGCGGCTCCTCCTCGGTCGCGGTGGACAGCCCGGCGGCACCCTGGAACCAGATATCCGTCGCCGACGACAGCGTCATCCCCTTCTTCCGGGAATTCTCCGACCGGGTGCACCGCCATGGCGCGGCGCTGATGATCCAGCTTACCCACATGGGCCGGCGCACCCGCTGGGACACCGAGAACTGGCTGCCGACCGTCTCCGCCTCGGCCGCCCGCGAACCGGCGCACCGCAACACGCCCAAGGAGATGGAGGATTTCGACTTCAAGCGGATCATCGCCGGCTATGCCGCCGCCGCCCGCCGCTGCAAGGAGGGCGGCCTGGATGGCTTCGAGCTGTCGGCGGCCCATGGCCACCTGATCGACCAGTTCTGGAGCCCGTCGGCCAACCGCCGCACCGACAAATATGGCGGCAGCCTGGAAAACCGCATGCGCTTCGGCATCGAGGTGTTCGAGGCGATCCGCGCCGAGGTCGGCGACGATTACGTCATCGGCATGCGCATGTCGGGCGATGAGCTGATCGACGACGGCCTCAGCCACGACGACTGCATCGCCATCGCCCGCAGCTATGCCGAACGCGGGCTGATCGATTTCGTGAATGTGCTGGGCGGACAGGCGCGCGATCATCTGGCGCACGCCATCTCGCTGCCCAACATGTCCTTCCCGGTCGCGCCCTTCCTGCATCTGGCCAGCGGCATCAAGCGCGAGGCCGGCATTCCGGTCTTCCACGCCCAGCGCGTGACCGACCTCGCCACCGCCGCCCGCGCGGTGGAGGAAGGCCATGTCGACATGGTCGCCATGACCCGCGCCCACATCGCCGACCCGCATCTGGTGCGCAAGCTGATGGAGGGGCGGCTGGACGACGTGCGCCAATGCGTCGGCGCCGGCTATTGCATCGACCGCATCTATGTCGGCGGCGACGCGCTGTGCATCCAGAACGCCGCGACCGGCCGCGAGCGCAGCATGCCGCATGTGATCCCGAAGGCGGAGCGCAGGCGCCGCGTCGTCGTGGTCGGCGGCGGGCCCGGCGGGTTGGAGGCCGCCCGCGTCTGCGCCGAGCGCGGCCATTCGGTCGTGCTGCTCGAGCGCAACGCCGCTCCCGGCGGTCAGATCGCCATCGCCGCCAAGGCGACCTGGCGCGAGGCGATGACCGGCATCACCCGCTGGCTGTCCCAGCAGGTCACCAAGCTGGGTGTCGATGTCCGTCTGGGCGTGGAGGCCGACCGCGCCGCCATCGAGGCCGAGACTCCCGACGTGGTGATCCTCGCGACCGGCGGCCGTCCCAACCGCGGTGACTTCAAGGGCGCCGATCTGGCGGTGTCGAGCTGGGATATCCTGACCGGGGCGGTTGAGCCGACCGGGACTGTCCTGATGTATGACGGCACCGGCCAACATCACGGCGCCTCCTGCGCGGAATTCATGGCCAGGCGCGGGGCGCTGGTGGAGATCGCCACCCCCGACCGCATGGTCGCGGAGGAGGTCGGCACCACCAACCAGCCGATCCATCTGCGCGAGCTGTACAAGCTGAACGTGGTGATGACCACCAATCACCAGCTCGTGGAAATTTACCCGGAGGGCAACCGCCGCGTCGCGGTCCTGCGCAATGAATACACCCACGAGGAGGAGGAGCGGCTGGTCGACCAAATCGTTGTCGAACTCGGCACCCTGCCGAATGACGGTCTCTATTTCGACCTGAAGGACCGCTCGCTGAACCGCGGCGAAACCGACCTCGACAGCCTGATCGCCGGCCGGCCGCAGCCGGTGCAGGCCAACGGCCATGGCGGCTACACCCTGCATCGCATCGGCGACGCGGTGGCCGGCCGCAACATCCACGCCGCCATCTACGACGCGGCGCGTCTCTGCAAGGACATCTGACACCTCGCCCTCCGCCACGCGACAGGAGCCGTCCGACGTGATCGCAACCGCTCTTTCCACCGTCGTCCTTGCCGTTCTCGCCATCGGCGCGGCATTGGCCGGCTGGCAGTCGCGGCGCTGGCTGGCCGGCCGTCCGGCGGCGGTCGATGTGGTCGCCGGCCTGCGCGCCCTGCCCGGCCGCTATCTCGTGGATGTCCACCATGTGGTGGGGCGCACGCCGTTCAATGCCCGCTTCCATGCGCTGGTCGCCGGCGGTTTCCTCGCGGCGCTTGCGCTGCTGGTGGCGATGGGCGTCGCCATGACCAATTCCTGGGCCGGATCGCGCATTCTCTGGCTGGTGCTGGCACTGGCGCTGGCGGTCATGCTGGCTGGCGCCCTGATGGTCCGGCATCGCCGCCGGGTGCTGCGTCCGCGGGAGCTGTCGCAGGGCCGTTTCGCCCGCCTTCCCCTGTCGCTTCCGGGATTTTCCGGCTGCCTGCTGGTGGTGGCGCTTGATCAGGCGCTGGGCGGCGTGATGCCGGAGGTCCTGGCGCTTGCGCTGATCGCGGTCGCCGGGGTGGCGATGGCCGATCTGGTCTGGGGTGTGTGGAAGGGACCGCTGAAGCATGCCGTGCATGGCTCATTGCATCTGGCCTTCCACCCGCGCCCAGCCCGCTTCCATGACGGCAAGGGGCGCGACACCGGGCTGAAGCCGCTGCCGCTCGCCCCGGTGGAGGATGCCACCACCGCCGGGCCGGGCGCCCTGGGCGTGGAACGTCCCATCGATTTCGCCTGGAACCGGTTGCTCGGCTTCGACGCCTGTGTCCAGTGCGGGCGCTGCGAGACCGCCTGTCCGGCCTATGCCGCCGGCCTGCCGCTGAACCCGAAGAAGCTGGTGCAGGATCTGGTCGCCGCCATGGACAGCCAGGCCAGCGACGCCGCCTATGCCGGCAATCCACATCCCGGCCGCGGCGTGGGCGAGGCCCATGGCGGTGCGGCGCTGCCGCTGATCGGGCCGGATGCGATGATCCATCCCGACACGCTGTGGTCCTGCACCACCTGCCGCGCCTGCGTGCAGGAATGCCCGATGATGATCGAACATGTGGACGCGGTCGTCGATCTCCGCCGCTTCCAGACGCTGGAGCTGGGCGCCACTCCGGCCAAGGCCGCCATCATGCTGGAGGAGCTGCGCGCCACCGACACGCCCGGCGGCCGCGCGCTCGCCCGGCGCTGGGACTGGGCGGCCGACCTGTCGCTGCCCCGGCTGCCGGCCGGCGGCTCCTGCGATACGCTGCTCTGGGTCGGCGACGGCGCCTTCGACCTGCGGGTCCAACGTTC
This window encodes:
- a CDS encoding DUF3483 domain-containing protein produces the protein MIATALSTVVLAVLAIGAALAGWQSRRWLAGRPAAVDVVAGLRALPGRYLVDVHHVVGRTPFNARFHALVAGGFLAALALLVAMGVAMTNSWAGSRILWLVLALALAVMLAGALMVRHRRRVLRPRELSQGRFARLPLSLPGFSGCLLVVALDQALGGVMPEVLALALIAVAGVAMADLVWGVWKGPLKHAVHGSLHLAFHPRPARFHDGKGRDTGLKPLPLAPVEDATTAGPGALGVERPIDFAWNRLLGFDACVQCGRCETACPAYAAGLPLNPKKLVQDLVAAMDSQASDAAYAGNPHPGRGVGEAHGGAALPLIGPDAMIHPDTLWSCTTCRACVQECPMMIEHVDAVVDLRRFQTLELGATPAKAAIMLEELRATDTPGGRALARRWDWAADLSLPRLPAGGSCDTLLWVGDGAFDLRVQRSLRALVLLLRRAGVDFAVLGDDELDCGDVARRLGDEATFQSLATRNIATLNARRLNRIVTADPHALHTLRNEYPAFGGGWTVVHHSALLLELITGGALTVTKPVGRSVTFHDPCYLGRYNGEIEAPRVLLDAIGVERREMLRSGLRSSCCGGGGGAPLTDVSGERRIPDVRMEHVRETGASLVAVACPNCALMLEGVVGPRPEVAEIAELVLAATEAAR